A region of Desulfitibacter sp. BRH_c19 DNA encodes the following proteins:
- a CDS encoding GntR family transcriptional regulator → MSWELKSDRPIYTQLIEQIELMIFSGVYPLGTKLPSVRDLAQEAAVNPNTMQRALVKLEEDGLIITHRTSGRSITEDAHMVEMAKAKLAKEQILEFLEKMQLMGFKQNEILTIINKMIKEMKK, encoded by the coding sequence ATGTCATGGGAATTGAAATCTGACAGACCTATTTACACCCAGCTGATTGAACAAATTGAGCTGATGATTTTTTCCGGTGTTTATCCACTAGGCACCAAACTGCCTTCGGTACGGGACCTGGCTCAAGAGGCCGCAGTTAATCCCAATACTATGCAGAGAGCTCTAGTGAAATTGGAGGAGGATGGTCTCATCATTACACATCGCACAAGCGGTCGGTCAATTACGGAGGATGCACATATGGTTGAAATGGCAAAAGCAAAATTGGCTAAGGAACAAATCTTGGAGTTCCTGGAAAAAATGCAGTTAATGGGCTTTAAACAAAATGAGATATTAACCATTATTAATAAGATGATAAAGGAGATGAAGAAATGA
- a CDS encoding ABC transporter: MTGILECEGLTKKFGSKVAVSDVSLDIERGQIVGLLGPNGSGKSTLIKLANELLTPTSGKILIGGNTPGIETKEIVSYLPEKTYLNDWMRVNQIIDLFSDFYANFNSSKAYEMLKSLNINSSDRLKTMSKGTKEKVQLILVMSREAELYLLDEPIGGVDPAARDYILKTILSNYNENSTVIISTHLISDIENILDYVVFINQGKIVLNSSVDDIRDEKGKSVNALFREVFKC, translated from the coding sequence ATGACTGGTATTTTAGAATGCGAAGGACTTACAAAAAAATTCGGAAGTAAAGTAGCCGTATCAGATGTAAGTCTAGATATAGAACGGGGCCAGATTGTAGGGCTTTTGGGACCTAATGGTAGCGGGAAAAGTACTCTAATTAAGCTTGCAAACGAACTTTTAACCCCTACTAGTGGAAAAATTCTCATTGGAGGCAACACCCCAGGCATTGAAACTAAGGAAATTGTATCCTACCTCCCGGAAAAGACCTATTTGAATGATTGGATGCGGGTAAATCAAATCATTGATTTGTTTTCGGATTTCTATGCTAATTTTAATTCGTCTAAAGCTTACGAAATGCTGAAAAGTTTAAATATCAACTCTAGTGACAGACTAAAAACCATGTCCAAAGGTACAAAGGAAAAAGTACAATTAATTCTTGTCATGAGCCGTGAAGCTGAGCTTTATCTTTTGGATGAGCCTATAGGTGGAGTAGACCCAGCGGCAAGAGATTATATTCTTAAGACTATTCTTAGCAATTATAATGAAAACTCAACAGTAATTATTTCTACCCATCTCATTTCAGACATAGAAAATATATTGGATTATGTAGTTTTTATAAATCAAGGTAAAATAGTCTTAAATTCTTCTGTAGATGATATCCGGGATGAAAAGGGTAAATCGGTCAATGCTTTATTCAGGGAGGTCTTCAAATGTTAA
- a CDS encoding signal protein has translation MKKRSLILQLFIILFIILQCLIIFLGFSTYKYAETVIQKEVIQLNSNMLQQLAIRIDQELKDVEVLASRIAYDTSIIELLKNSSDGESVSKEQIQKIEGIMAGYIWSYRNTAMLIDAHLIDRHGNTYSTSYSMSSNQEADLAIYSKILENRTDSVIFPIKTSQNALGGTNYFFQVVRNVNAYISKQNYGLLLLNVNEKLLWDNYIRLTNGEKGFSIVDNNGVIISHKDKDQMNKTLNSFVEANNRNKLENYYLKDGKLHIFHQINGYGWYIVESISLKSAMMPLKKIEFFLLAFGFLCVLLTGLALIVVAKKIAKPLALLTNKMTEFNNGDLSIQIPDSTYREFSEVSISFNELIHRVNYLLEENINNERQKRLLELDFLQAQINPHFIYNTLSSIRFYVEMGKHEAAEEMLYHFSKLLRRVLSRADEFVPLRDEINHLEDYIALQKMRYSNAFTVEFLLDKNTLDAQIPSFILQPIIENAIFFGLQANRLIVIKVKAELADNDLYISISDNGIGISQEKITEIFSKEVQMNRVGILNVHERIKILCGGSYGLTIEQNQPEGSKIILKLRYYT, from the coding sequence ATGAAAAAAAGGAGTTTAATTCTTCAGCTGTTCATTATTTTGTTTATTATCCTCCAATGCCTGATTATCTTTTTGGGCTTTTCGACCTATAAATATGCTGAAACAGTTATTCAGAAAGAGGTTATTCAGCTCAACTCAAATATGCTTCAGCAGCTTGCTATTAGAATCGACCAGGAATTAAAGGATGTTGAGGTCCTAGCCAGCCGCATTGCATATGATACGAGTATCATTGAATTACTAAAAAATAGCTCAGACGGAGAGAGTGTAAGCAAGGAACAAATTCAAAAAATTGAAGGTATTATGGCTGGTTATATCTGGTCCTATCGGAATACGGCGATGCTCATTGACGCACATTTGATCGACAGGCACGGTAATACCTACTCCACTTCGTACTCCATGTCATCCAATCAGGAGGCAGACCTGGCTATATATAGTAAAATATTGGAAAACCGTACCGATAGCGTGATTTTTCCCATTAAGACTTCTCAAAACGCTTTAGGAGGAACCAACTATTTTTTTCAGGTAGTAAGAAATGTTAATGCATATATTTCCAAACAAAATTACGGGCTGCTGCTTTTAAATGTTAATGAAAAACTGCTTTGGGACAATTACATTCGTTTGACCAATGGAGAAAAGGGTTTCAGCATTGTGGACAATAACGGCGTGATAATATCTCATAAGGATAAAGACCAAATGAATAAAACACTAAATAGCTTTGTTGAAGCAAATAACAGAAACAAGCTGGAAAACTATTATTTAAAAGATGGCAAGCTCCACATTTTTCACCAAATTAACGGATACGGTTGGTACATTGTAGAGTCAATTTCTTTGAAAAGTGCAATGATGCCTCTAAAAAAAATAGAGTTTTTTTTATTAGCTTTTGGATTTTTATGTGTTTTACTTACAGGTTTGGCACTAATTGTAGTAGCAAAAAAAATTGCAAAACCGTTAGCTTTACTGACTAATAAAATGACTGAATTCAACAATGGTGATCTTTCGATTCAAATTCCTGATAGTACTTATAGGGAGTTTTCGGAAGTCTCTATTTCTTTTAATGAACTTATTCATCGCGTAAATTATCTGCTCGAAGAAAATATTAACAATGAACGTCAAAAAAGATTGCTAGAGCTTGATTTTTTGCAGGCTCAAATTAATCCGCATTTTATTTATAATACGTTAAGCTCTATTCGTTTTTATGTTGAAATGGGTAAACATGAAGCAGCAGAGGAAATGCTTTATCATTTTTCTAAGCTGCTTAGAAGGGTGCTGTCCCGTGCAGATGAATTCGTACCGTTAAGAGATGAGATTAACCACTTAGAGGACTATATAGCCCTGCAAAAGATGAGATATTCCAATGCTTTTACAGTAGAATTCTTACTGGATAAAAATACCTTAGATGCCCAAATCCCCTCATTCATTCTGCAGCCAATTATCGAAAATGCTATTTTTTTTGGCCTGCAGGCAAATAGATTGATTGTCATTAAAGTAAAAGCTGAATTAGCAGATAATGATTTATATATTAGTATTTCTGACAATGGAATCGGGATAAGCCAGGAAAAAATAACTGAAATCTTTAGTAAAGAGGTTCAAATGAACAGAGTAGGAATTTTAAATGTGCATGAACGAATTAAAATTTTGTGTGGAGGCTCCTATGGTTTGACAATTGAGCAGAATCAGCCAGAAGGAAGTAAAATAATCCTTAAATTACGGTATTATACCTAG
- a CDS encoding prevent-host-death protein — protein sequence MPQIIPIRDLKKTSELSEMCRKAKEPVFITKNGYGDMVIMSMETYEKTMLMNDIYRKLDAAEQSIARGEVMDGFDSLRKTREKYDL from the coding sequence ATGCCTCAGATTATTCCAATTAGGGACTTGAAAAAAACTAGTGAGCTTTCGGAAATGTGCCGAAAAGCGAAAGAACCTGTGTTTATAACTAAAAATGGCTATGGTGATATGGTTATCATGAGTATGGAAACCTACGAGAAAACTATGTTAATGAATGATATTTATAGAAAATTAGATGCAGCTGAACAATCTATTGCTAGAGGTGAAGTAATGGATGGCTTTGATTCTTTAAGAAAAACTAGAGAAAAATATGACTTATAA
- a CDS encoding plasmid stabilization protein, with protein sequence MTYKLIVSKEAHKDIDNIVHYIAVELVNPTAATSFIEDVEKSYYAVVHNPRMYSLCKDVSLSRQGYRKIAIKNYLILYRIDDEAKTVFIVRIIYGGRNYAELI encoded by the coding sequence ATGACTTATAAGCTTATTGTTTCAAAAGAGGCTCACAAGGACATTGATAATATAGTTCATTACATTGCTGTAGAACTTGTTAATCCGACAGCAGCGACAAGTTTTATTGAAGATGTAGAAAAAAGCTACTACGCTGTTGTTCATAACCCACGCATGTATAGCTTATGCAAAGATGTCAGTCTCAGCAGACAAGGATATAGAAAAATAGCTATCAAAAATTATCTTATATTATACCGTATTGACGATGAAGCAAAGACTGTTTTTATTGTGAGAATAATTTATGGTGGGAGAAACTATGCTGAGTTAATCTGA